Proteins co-encoded in one Quercus robur chromosome 8, dhQueRobu3.1, whole genome shotgun sequence genomic window:
- the LOC126697479 gene encoding heat shock cognate 70 kDa protein-like — protein MTMSKQGEGRAIGIDLGTTYSCVAVWQNERVEIIVNDQGNRTTPSYVAFTPLERLVGDSAKNQVARNPTNSVFDAKRLIGRRFSDTLVQSDIKLWPFEVIESSGDKPMIVVNYKGEEKHFGAEEISSMVLKKMCEIAEAYLGTTVKNAVVTVPAYFNDSQRKATKDAGDIAGLNVLHIINEPTAAAIAYGLDKIADGIGKRNVLIFDLGGGTADVSLLTIEKGIFEVKAVAGDTHLGGEDFDNRMVNHFVEIFKRQHKVDIGVNSKALRRLRTSCEKAKRILSCAIETNIEVDSLYNGIDFFSTITRAKFAELNIDLFRKCIDIVEKCLSDAKMDKSCVHVVVLSGGSSRIPKVQQLLQDFFDGKELCKSINPDEAVAYGAAVQAAILTDMRNEKLKDIVLLDVTPLSLGILVGIRADMSVLIPRNTAIPAEKEGNYTTSSDNQTEILFSVYEGERAKTCDNNLLGQFYLHGIPPAPRGVASVKVCFNIDRNGILNVSAKEMTTGVMRNITITNDEARLSSEEIDRMVKDAEIYKVEDDEHRKKVKAKEALENYAYNMRNTINDEKIGAKLAPAAKKNIKDAVEQAIQWIDDLHLVESELYDDKLKWLESICNPIRSYGKQ, from the exons ATGACTATGTCGAAACAAGGAGAGGGTCGGGCTATAGGGATTGATCTGGGTACAACGTATTCATGTGTGGCAGTGTGGCAAAATGAAAGAGTAGAGATCATAGTGAATGATCAAGGTAACAGGACCACTCCCTCTTACGTTGCTTTCACTCCTCTAGAGCGCTTAGTCGGTGATTCCGCCAAGAACCAGGTCGCCAGGAACCCCACCAACTCCGTTTTCG ATGCAAAACGGTTGATTGGTAGGAGATTCTCTGATACCTTGGTTCAGAGTGATATCAAACTTTGGCCATTCGAGGTCATTGAAAGTTCTGGTGATAAGCCTATGATCGTGGTCAATTATAAGGGTGAAGAGAAGCACTTTGGTGCCGAGGAAATCTCATCTATGGTCCTAAAAAAGATGTGTGAGATAGCTGAAGCCTACCTGGGTACAACTGTGAAGAATGCGGTTGTTACTGTCCCTGCCTACTTCAATGACTCCCAGCGTAAGGCTACAAAGGATGCTGGAGACATTGCAGGCCTGAATGTCCTGCATATAATCAATGAACCAACTGCTGCAGCCATTGCTTATGGTCTAGACAAGATTGCAGACGGTATTGGAAAGAGAAATGtgttgatttttgatttgggtGGTGGTACAGCAGATGTCTCACTACTTACCATTGAGAAAGGTATCTTTGAAGTGAAGGCCGTAGCTGGAGACACTCACCTTGGAGGTGAAGACTTCGATAATAGAATGGTGAATCACTTTGTTGAAATATTTAAGAGGCAACACAAGGTGGACATTGGTGTGAACTCCAAAGCTCTTAGGAGGTTAAGAACCTCTTGTGAGAAGGCAAAGAGGATCCTTTCTTGTGCAATTGAGACTAACATTGAAGTTGATTCTTTGTATAATGGTATTGATTTCTTTTCAACTATTACTCGTGCCAAATTTGCGGAACTCAACATTGATTTGTTCAGGAAGTGTATCGATATTGTGGAGAAGTGCTTGAGTGATGCTAAGATGGACAAGAGCTGTGTCCATGTTGTTGTTCTTTCTGGTGGTTCTTCCCGAATTCCCAAGGTGCAGCAGTTGTTGCAAGACTTCTTTGATGGGAAGGAGCTATGCAAGAGCATTAATCCGGATGAGGCTGTAGCTTATGGAGCAGCTGTTCAAGCTGCAATCTTGACCGATATGAGAAATGAGAAACTTAAAGATATCGTGCTCTTAGATGTCACCCCATTGTCTCTTGGCATATTGGTTGGAATTAGGGCGGATATGTCTGTTCTGATTCCAAGGAATACTGCCATTCCTGCTGAGAAGGAGGGGAACTACACCACTTCCTCCGACAACCAAACAGAAATATTGTTCTCTGTTTACGAGGGTGAAAGAGCAAAAACTTGTGATAACAACTTGTTGGGACAATTTTACCTTCATGGTATTCCTCCAGCACCCAGGGGTGTTGCTAGCGTAAAAGTTTGTTTTAACATTGACAGAAATGGTATCTTGAATGTTTCAGCTAAGGAGATGACTACTGGTGTGATGAGGAATATCACTATCACTAATGATGAGGCAAGACTGTCCAGTGAAGAGATTGACAGGATGGTCAAGGACGCAGAGATTTACAAGGTCGAAGATGATGAACACAGGAAGAAGGTTAAGGCTAAGGAAGCTTTGGAAAACTATGCCTACAACATGAGGAATACCATCAATGATGAGAAGATTGGTGCCAAGCTTGCCCCTGCAgctaagaaaaatattaaagatgCTGTTGAACAGGCCATTCAATGGATAGATGACCTCCACCTCGTGGAGTCAGAACTGTATGACGACAAGCTAAAATGGCTGGAGAGCATTTGCAATCCCATCAGGAGTTATGGAAAGCAATAA